In Falco cherrug isolate bFalChe1 chromosome 19, bFalChe1.pri, whole genome shotgun sequence, the genomic stretch accctccctggctgcctgcgccagctctgcccttccctACCCCTCCGCAGGTGCCTAAATCGAGTCGGGTTTGACTGAGTCAAGTTCaaggctgccccagctgcagctccagcgCCGTGTTTTCAGCTGAACTCTTCGTTTTCAGCTTCCAGTTACGTCCTGAGGAGGGTGGGAGAAAGCAACCGGCAGCGGGTCGGCTCCCCAGCAAGAAAAGTTCAACCAGTTTCTCGTTAGTTTGAACAAGTGGAGGGTTTAATGAGTATTTGTTTTGCtaggaggaaggaaaggtgaAAGTGCCTCGGGGGGTGCGTCGCCCTCCCCGTGCCCATCTCGGCCTGCCTGGGCCCATCTGCCTCTGGCAGTTTTCCTGCAAACCCTGTGGAAACGGGGATGAAGGAAGCGGGTAAATCCTGCTTTTTCAGGGCTTTTGACTGTGTCTAAGGTTCAGggcattttatttgtttggtttttttttttttttaatagaaaaacatactttattgctttttaacaatgaaaagatttttacaACATATCACAGTTGAAGACAGAtactttctttcccccctcttAAATTTGTGTGGCTGCTGTAAATCCAGATTGGTCCGCTCTCCGTGGGCTTGTCTCCCCCCTCGCTCCCGTCCCATCCCAAGGCCGCAGGGACATAAAACACTTCCCTGGAGTCTTGGGGAAGGGTTTCctgctggaaaaccagcagcagcaccaccgGGAGCTGTAGCTGCCCAGGGCTTTGTGTCTTAAAGGTGGTGGAGAGCTGGAACAGCTGCTTGTGCGCAGCTCGGGGAGGTAAGGGCCGGGCTAACAGCCTTTCCTGCGGGACAAGCAGGgagcctgcagccctgggacGTGAGGGAAAGCAGCGCGGCGCGGCCGTCACCCCCGTGCCGGTTTACAGTTTGATCCATCCCCATCTGCTGCTGTAACTTTCAAGGGAACGGGAGAACGTGGAGCTGTAATCGGCTTCGTAATGGTTACTATTAAACAACTACCTCTTGAGAAGAAACTTTCCCCTCGCCAAGGGAAAGTCAGCACCAGgcctgggggcaggagggatcCGCTGGGGGCAGGAGGACGCTCAGAGCAGCCGCCCTCGGCACTCGATAGCCccgcagcagcacagcagctctttGCCTTCCACGCTGCCTACTTCGTAGTTGTAATCCCATGTCAGCTCCGTGCCGGCTCGTATCCTCctgggaagtaaaaaaaaaaaaaaaaaaaaatataaaattaagaaaccggacaggctgggagaagaGGCGATTCCAAAAAGAAGGATAAGCTGGAGCTCCTGCTAGCAGAGCGCAAGGCTTGCCCAGGACCTCTCTGGCCAGGGCGGCGGGGTCCTGCTTCTGGGGCAAGGGGGAAGCAGCCAGTGCGGCTGCCTCGGCTCTGCAGCGAGCGAAGGGACAAAGTTCGATGAATCACTCCCGTGGGGCTTCAGAGAGGCGCCGCTGCGCTCGCGGTGCCCAAAAGGCACGTGGCAGGGATTCACCACCGCCCGCCTGGCGCTGCCGGGAAGGTTTGTGACTCGAACGAGctgggcagctggctgctcCGCACTTAACTCCCCGCTTCGGGAAGGTCTAAAACTGATGCAAAGCGCACCAGGATCtccagcagaggagagagacCCTCGCCCAACTGGGCTCCAAGCTCTTCCCCGCTCGGGCTGGTGTAAAATTAAGGGGCAGTGGCTACCAGGAGTAGGAAACCCCCGGCCAAGGAGTGGGGTGCCAGCGGCCCGTCCCTGTGCACCACAACTCACTTGCTGGCGAAGAAGGCGACCCAGGGGAAGCGGAGGTCGTGCGTGTCCACAAAAACGTTCTGCACGAAGAGGTTAGGACTGCAGCTATGCTGTGAAGGGAGCGGAGACAACCGCAGTGAGCAAGTTCCTGCGTCGGAAGGGGCGCAAAGCGGCCCGCGGTAAACACAAGCCTTTATAAACAAGCAGCGTTCCCGATTTGTCCGCCGCATCCAGCGTAAGCCTGCTGAAACAGGCCAcgctccctcccctgcctgcgCCGCCAGGGATGAGTCACAGGATCCACGCTTGCAAAGGTAACGGCGCTGGAAGGACTGACTTGGCCATCCTGCTCACCACGTGTCacggggctggagcagctgcctcGTTTCACTCACGTtaggggtggggagaggggcaTGGATCATCCTAATCTTGttcttttcccactttttttactgtatttatcTAGTCTTGGGGAGGAACAGGCCCCCTGAAAGGCCAAGTCACCCCGAAGAtgtccccttcccttcccagctgccgGGGGACGCTCCCTTTCGCCCGCTGCCGGGGCAGTGACTCACGTTGAGGTACCGGCCCAGGTTGCCCTCCAGCTTGGCATCGATGATGTAGCAGGACTCCTCTCCATCGTAGAACTGGCGAGTGGTTTTATGGACGGGCGCGCTCTCGCCCTTGTCGGCTGCTGCCATGTTGGTGGACTTGATGGCGATGCCGTGAGTCGATTTCAGGGCGAAGCCCCGGGTGGATTTCACCGCCACCTGCCTCTTCACGGGACCTGCTGCAAGAGAGGAGCCAACGCCACCCCGTTCTCTCTCGTCCTCCAGAAGAGGAGCCCCGCGGTAGCGCTGCTGGCTCCCCTCTTTCACACGGGGGTAGCGAGCGCCTGAGGGATGCAGCTCAGACCTAAAATACCACCCCCGGGGTGGCTCCTGGGAAGCTCCCAGCTCCGCtcggcccagcacagcctggagaCCCACCCTCATAAGCCCCAcagttgctttttctgaagatgTCCAGAAATATCTAGTCCTTGAGGACCAGGAGTTTGCAGTTATATCTCAAACAACACACGGGGAACCTTCAGACTTCAGTCCTCAGGCAAAACTCGGAGGTGTGTGGAGCGGGATGCAACACGCTCACAGCTGGTGTGTCCTCACGAGCCCTTCCCGGTGGTTTCTGGCCAAAATTTCTCGCTGTCCCCCCCATCCCTTCCGACCCCAGCAGCTGTCCGCACCTGAGCCAGACGAGGGGTTTTTCTTGtcatccccttcctcctcctcggAGCCCGAGGAAATGGTCTGGATGTCGTCGCTGTCGTTGGTGGTGCCCTGGGCCTGccctgccgccgcccgcccgtTCTCCCCGTCGCTGTCGGTGCTGCTGGACAGGGTCAGCACGTCCTGTGGAAAGGCAGGAACAGCTCCGAGCGCAGCCTGCGCCAGGCGGGAGCATCGCTCTCCCGCTTCCTTCCCAAGCGACGTTCAGGGCTCCCTCGTCCCCCACGGTTCCGTGCTCTCTCCGAGCAGAGGACCTCTGTGCTCTTGGAAGCCCTTTGGAGCTGGCTCGGAGCTGAACGGGGCAGAAACCACCGCACAGGCCGGTGGCTGAGAGGGCAGCGAGGTTTCAGGGGGCACCCAGGCTGCGGGAAACTCGAGCCTGCACCGTTAGGTGCTCTGGGTTTTGCACGGAAAGGAGAAgaccccaaaacccaaagctgGTCCCCCCCCAGGATGGCTTCCTAGACCTGGCTCTGCCAAGCAACGGCTCCCTGGCGTGCTAGGCACGCTGCACGCCGTTCGGTCACGGCCCAAAGGCCGTGCTGTCCTCTCTTCTTGGGCTTTCGGAACCGTGAAGGGCCCCACTGTCTGAAGGAAATCAACTGTCCCCAGGAAATCCCAACTCCGAACCACCGGTGCTCAACTGGGAGCAACGGTGGCATAGGAACAACCCAAAGCACGGTCCAAGGTCCTCATCAAACCCGGCGGGAGCCgaggcagagccagccctgcgCCTCCCAGCCCGAAGGATCACCGCTTacgtctgtggtgggctgcggggTGAGGGAATGCcgcctgctctgcagcagggccGTCTTGCTCATCGGCCTCCGGACCCCTTCCAGTTTGGGAGGGCTGGGGTTGTAGCCGTACATCCTTCCCACGTCGCTCAGCCTGCGGGGCGAGGAGGAGAGCGGGTCACGCCTGCAGCTCcgggggggtgtccccaggcACAGAcggagcagctgagggaaggcGAGAGCCGGACACGACTGCCGTCACCAAGCGTTTAATTTCCCGGGGCACAgcccaacccccccccccccaacctcccCGCTTACTCTGGCAGCGGCACTAGTAAAGTTGTTCAGGGGCAGCCCCAGAGTTACAGCAATTCATTCAGCGTGatatttggaaacaaaaagcaggaaaatacaatttaagGAATCTTACCCAAGAATTTTGCTTGAGTCTTCAGGTTCCTGCAGAGTGGAGAAGTACAGAAGATTAAAATCTTTCCCTTGCGGAGCTTTCTTCAGCCCTTCTGCAGAAATGCTCCCCAAACCCCAGCCCAGGCGCGAGGAGCCGGCTGTCCCCACCGCTCGGCCTGACACCCAGTCCAGGGGGTGCTCCAGAAGGGCCAAGTTACAACCGCGGGGCTCCCACCCTGcacacagcccccccccaggGGGCTCCAAGccctctccagagcaggaggCGGACAGAGacctgctgcccccccagctcccccacccAGGGCTGCACGGGCACGTCGTGcccggggcaggagggatgtTCGGCTCAGCTCATGCCGAGCCACTTCGTTGTGGCCTCCTGTGTCACAACTTCCCccaggaaggggaaaagcacctccctgcccccgccccccccccccggtgggCAAAAGGCCACGAACACAGGGCGAGGGGACACCGAACAGCACCACAGTCCACCCAGTTGTGTGGTAGGGGTAGAGAAGCCATTTGAGCAAGAGCACAGCCGAGGACATCTCTGTGTCTCCGTTTCCTCAGCCGTGCCCCCAAGCCGGGCGCggtgcccccctccccgtcccgcagcccccccagccctcccttaCATCTTTCTTCGGTGCCTTTGACTCTCCATCCAGCTCGCCcggggcagcagcacaggtttTCTCTCGCTCACCCGGGAGCTCCGTTTTGCTGACCTTGGCCTCGCCGCCTTCGCTCATCTTGAAGGAGGAGGTGCTGTCGTTGTCCTGGAAGGTGTCAGACATGCTGTTGGAGCTCAGCCATGAGGCCACTTTGTTCTTGGAGGTCTCCTCCGATATCGGCAGCTTACAGGAGGCGGCCACTGCCGTCTCGTCGTGGCTGATTTGCCGGGTGAGCCCCGAGTCCTTGGAGGCTGTCTCCGACAGCCCGTTCTCCTTCTGGCCCCGGGTCTGCCGTCGCGTGGCATAGCTGCGCCACACCGAGCTGGTACTGAAGTCCTCATCCTTGCAGAAGTTGTCATCAGAGCTGTCCTCGTTGGACTCCTCCTGCTCCTCGGTGCctgtgttttcctcctcttcatccttGAGGTCCACCCCGCTGCTGTCAGAAGAGCACTTTGCATCGCTCTCGTAGCCCTCCTTGAAGTTCTCCACGCTCTCAATGTGATCCAGGTTCGCAAAATATTCGTCACCCATCTCTAACCCCTCTTTGTCGGCAAAGTCATCTGTGAGGATTTTCCCTGGAGGTGGGGAATAGGAAACCTAAGTGTGAGTTTCCCAGGGATGACATTCCTACCACCCCACAGGTTTTACCCTCCCCAAAGACTCGCTGAGGAGCAAACAGGACCGACACCACCTTATCCCAAAGCTGGGCTGGGAAAGGACAACGTATTTCCCTGACACCCAAGGTAACATAAACCTGCAGCGGGCCCCTGCTAACATCCAGGCTTCCAAGATGGAAACTTCCAACCAGGCGTTCGAACGGGGCGACCGCCTTTGCCTCGGAAGGGCTGGAGGTGACGGTGTAGCGCAGGGGCAATATTAAGGGCAAGAAACCAGAGCGCCAGAACTCAGGCAATGCCTGCGGTTAGTTTCATTTCGGAGTTAACGCAACCAAGCTGCGcaacttctgcattttattgGTTTGTGCCGACGTTCCAGCAACTGGTTTGATGTAAACAGGAAGCAGGTATGTGTTCATCCACCCTCAGCGTGCAGAAACAGCTCTGGGGATCCGAGCGCTTCTCTTGACGCTGGCACTGCAGCACCTTGTTTTTGCGATAAACAAAGCCTAGCTCTCAGGCCTGACACAACCGGCTCTTTTCAGCTACTTATGCCCCCTGTCCTGAACCAAAAGCAAGCAGGTTCCTATCTGAACGCCTGTGACCGCCGGGAAGCATGGTGGCTCGACAAAGGCTTTGCATTCACAGCACCTGTTTCAAAAAGGAGAGGCTCCTACCTGCCTGTTCAGCAGGGCGAGCTCCTACCTGCGTAGATGCAGACGAAGGAGCCTTTAGCAATGTCATCAAGGCAGCGAATGCCCCAGCCTTTGTTCTGCGTCTTGAATAACTGCAGTCGGACTTGGAGCCCGTGCTGGACCAGGCGGTTGGTGCACATGTTAACGTTGCACTTGCACCTCTTGTTACACTCGTaaactctgaaagaaaaggagaacagTGAGATCTTCCTCGATAAAGCAGTATCCCAAGGCTCGGCGGAGTACCAGTCACGATGCAAAGGGACTTGCAGCAGCGACTGCAAGCTCAGCGCAGGAGGGAGAGCGGAGCTGCCAGGTGCGAGGGTAATGCACGGGCGTCCCAGGCCACGCAGGACCAGATGGATCAAGAGCTCAGTATCTGCACTCGGCTCCGGGAAATACCGCCTCTCTCACAGCGCCAAGTTTCCGACGCTGGTATTTgtgagggaaggagaagacGCAGCTCTGCTTACCCTGTCGGGAGGCATTCTTCCAGCCTTTTGTGCTGGTATCCTGCGTTGGGGTTGATCTGCCCACCTGGGGTACAGCCAGTCGCCTGGACTGTCAGCTGGTGACAGGCACATTTCGATCTAgagagacacacagagaaaaacccACCTGTGCACCAGAAGTTAGTTTTACACACCGGTTTtacagcaaggagaaaaaaaaaaaaaatcgcatCTTTTTGCATGTCTATGTGCAGAGACAGGGCCTGACTTGGAGTCAAACTTACAAGTGACCAGAGCAGATTCCCCCTGGGCCGCCCACCACCCTCCAGGTGCAGTGACACAGAGGAGTTCACCTACTTGTCCCTGCAGCCGTCCTTGCAGTCGCAGCCCACGAGGAATTCCCAGCTGGTGTTGATGTAAACCCCTTTGCCGGGGATGCGCTCCTTGCTGTAGGCCACTTGGGGAGGCGGGGTGTTATCGATCTCGTTGACACAGGACAGCGGCACGTCCTCCTTACCCTTGGTAATGTCTGCGATGTAGTAGTAGGGCTTGTAGGGCTGGAACTTGCGATCCACCAGCACGTAGGGATCCAGGCAGAACATCTCCAGGAAAAGGAAGTCGCAGTCTGTCTCGAAAAGGTAGCGCTCGATCTCCTGCATGGTCCTCAGGCACAGCCCACAGGGTGTCTTGTAGAGGACGTGGAAGCCCATCTTGCGGTTCACCCGTCGGCGGGCTGTCATCCGTCGGAAGTCGTAGAGCAGCGGGATGAGCAGGGGGTTCTTGCTGCGGTACTGATCGCTGCGGATGGGACGGACGCGGGACAGGCAGGTGTAGCTGCAGACGTGCGGCAGGTAGAAGAGTTTCTCCAGCGGGGCTCGGTAAGAGGGCTCGTTGGGCACGCGGTCCATCATGCCATGGAAGGCCTGCGCTGCGCCACCGCCTGCCTGGCCGCTGGCGAGCCTGTTAGGGGGAAAGGGACACACTGAACAGCCGCGGCTTACGGAAGAGCAGCGCTTTCTCCTCCAACTGCAGAGGGATTTTGGTTGAGACACAACTTAATTCCTATCAAAACAGCTGCTCTGAGACACGCTGCTTCGCTGCTTAGTCCAAATAGGCACAAACCCCAGCATCCCCGAGGGGCGAGGCTGGGCAGCCCACAAAGGGAGCATTaccagcagcagagaacagaaaaaccCACCCCCCAATCAGAACTAGGGAAGCAAAACCAAGCACAAGTTGGATGTGGTCTCAGCACACACACcagcagcttctgtgctgcgCAGCGACTGCCACAGAGCGACCCGAGCTCAGGCCAATGACAAAACGTCAGGAACAGTTGTCTGGGAGGGAGAACAAGGTAAGAGGAAGGCGAACGCTCAGGACTGGACGAGCTGGTGAGTGAAGGTGTCAATCGGTCACAAAATAAACCCGTGCTAATCCCGACCTCTCGCACGCACGCAGGGATTTGTAGGAAGCGTGAAGCAGCTCTGCCTACCGATGCTGCGGGGCCGCGCTCAGCCGTCCCGATGGAGGTGCATCGCTTAGGACAGGTGAAGAAGGCGATGACTGCCCGGAACCCACGGAGCCAGGACGGAAGGATGTGCTTTTCTTGGCCACTTGCTTCCTCGACTGGGCCAGCTGACTGTCGGTGCACCTGCGCGAGGGAAGAAGGGAGGCCATCTGCAAGATGTACACGTTCACACAACGGCAGGATTTAGACAGACAGGACAGGCCGAATAACACTCCCCCCTGGAAGTTGGCAACAGTGTGCCGTCCAAGAGAAacagagcagatttttttcctaacgAGTGTGAAAATCAACCCATTTCTGACTATTGGTGCTGCAGGATCCCACAACAACCCCAACCAAATGCCAGAACTCGCCTACGTCTAAAAGCAACTTCTGACATACTGCTATTTATTTGGAAGTAAGGGATAAGGGTGAGAGGGAGTGTAAGGAGGACGTCCAAGGCCTTTATTTCAGGAAGCCGGACAAACCACTACTTGAAGAAACCcctgcaacagcagaaacaagagTTTACAGAGGCTCAATCAGCGCAACAGTACTGAGCAGTGGGAGGAACAAGGAGTACAGTGGACTCTCTTGTCCTTACCAAGAGGTGACTGCACAAAGGAATGTAACAGCATCACTGACAAAAGGGCTACGAGGGGCTCCCGAACACCTCTGCAGCCCGATGCACCACATCAGGAAGGTGGGCGGCACCTGGAAGACACTACCTTCGTGTTCCAAGCAAACACCATGGAGGTTTTTGATCCATTTATACCGATTAAACagaaaaccaccccaaaccagCCACTGGTTTTCCCACAGGTGGAAGAACATAGTTATCAGGGCAGAAAAGGAGGAGACAGTGAGAGCAAGAGGGGGTGACTATCTGCAAACGTCTGCCTCAAAAGCAAGGTGTTaacacacatttcaaaattcaagaggaagagaaaaaaagcttccaTCAACAGGCTTTAAAGAGTCAGAAATAGCTGACAGTGGCTCCCTGCCACTGTAGAAGAACTTGAAGGTGGGACTAGAGAGGGAAGAGAACTAGACCTTCCTCAGAGTAAACAAAACACGAGAGTGAAGAAACCATTCTCGCAGTTTTAATAATCTAAAACTAAAGTGGTTTTAACCCAACAGTATCCCTTGGGACAGCAGGGACACTGATATGGTACGCTGCCTTCAGTCACTGTTAAAAACCAGTTGTCTTTAAGCCGGTCACTCCTtaagggcagggcagggcaacAGCTGTAGTAGCGTCTCCTTGTATCAGATCTGAAAACAAGATCCTAAAGTCAAAGCTGCTGTCTGGAGGGAACAAAAAAGGCTTCCTGTAACCATGCAAGGACCGTtaaatggaaaaggagaggTCTGGCAGCCGACGAGACAGCAGGCAGGCAGTCCAACTTCATCGCCTTCGTGCCGTGTCCCTGCACATCCTTCCTACAGCCTCGACAGCTCGGGCTGCTCTGGTGTTAGGGGCTGGCAGGCTGGCCCTGGGCGGACGGTGGAGGAGGCAGCTTGCATTTCTCGTTCTGGAGCAGACCTCCTTCAGCATCGGCCTCTCCTTGGTCATGTAAGAGGTGAGGGACAAGGCTATTACAGCTTTGATTCTCACGTCTCCGTCAGGAGGAGCATTCTCAAGTGAGCTCCCACATCCAGGGGCAGAACGGCTCATATTGCACTGGTACTTGGTGAGGAATCCCCTCCTGAGACCGGAGGCTGACGGCAGGTGGGGCTCCTGAGATGCTGCTACGCCTGGAGAGCATCGGGTAAATAAAGATTCACGTGCTGCACAGGTTCCTTACAGCTGGGAcatctcttttctcccttctgcccATGCAGCAAGGCACAGTCACAGCAGAAGATATGCTGGCAGGGGACCAGGCGTCCAGAAATTCGGATGGGAAATCCACAGTGGTGACAATAATTAACTGGGAGAGCCTTTCTCTCCCCTAGAAAGTTATTACAGTCCCAGAGCGCACGCCCAGGTACCCTGGTGTTCTCCAACACGCTCCCTCCATCACAAGGCCGAGCTCCTCCTTCATCCAGGCCTCCTTGGGCACCAGCCTGCACCTCCGAGAACGTCCTGCTTGGGCCCCCGGCAGCGGGAGGCACGTGTGCGACTTGGCTGTGGCTTAGCTTTATCGGGTTTGGTCTGTGACCACCGAGACCAACCACTGATCCTGAGTTCTCAGCACCTTGTAAGTCATTGAGGTCTGCGAGCAGGTCAGTCGGAGTGGAGGGATACAAGGCAGCCGGGGACCAGTGCCTGGATCGTGACACGAGGGAGcaattcagattttcagaagagaaggagCAAACTTTCTAACTTGGAAATAGATCAAGTGCAAAGCTTTAGCCCTGAGTAAGAACAATGGCATTTGGCTCAGGGGGTGCTGGGCTGTCAGCTCTCCCGCCCCCAATTACTCATCCAGCAGCCTTTCTCTGTAGTTTCCCCCAGAAGCATGACTAAAAGAGATCCGTGTAACCAGGAAACAAGCCTAGTCAGGGAGGAAACCCGCACCTGAGGATTCCTCTGCACAGAAAGCGTGGTGCCTGAGAGAGCTGAGCACTGGAGACGGGACACAAAGGAGGCAGTGGTGGAAGCAGAGAACTGACTCAGGTACTTACTCCATCTCAGCAGGCTGCGGAGACACGGACTGTGCAGCCAGCGAGGCCGCCTGCATTTGCTCTAAAGGTTTGTAATGGGTACCAGCTCCTGTTAAATCCTGGGTATATTGTACTACGGGCCCTTTGCTCCTGACGGCACCtagtggggaggggaaaaagcaaaatatcagCAGGAAAAGTCTCTACCATCGACCAAAATTTGTGGCACTAGCTACAAAATATTGATTTAGTCCCCGAAGGCAACCAAAACAGAGACATTCACAATTAACACCCGGTCATTGCCTGAGCTGAGTCACAGCCAGTCACCCCAAACAGATTCCGGCCACTTTACCCAAatgcagtttggttttgtgaCATCTTTATGCCAGGGGAAAAAGCCCACTGTAAATCTTAAAGCTCCAGGAGTTCTgctaaaaaaacaaccaccaaaaccaaaccaaagccaaaacaaccCACCTGCCCCCACCAACCCACCACACGTCCACTCAAATTCCAGGATATCAACTGAAAAAGATGTCACATACCAACATTGGGACGAGTCCTCGCTTGTCcactttgcttcttttcttgtgtGGAGGCCGTGGAAGTTTTCATGCTGAACATGGGCTCAAGGCGTGTGGAACCCCGGTAAATCCACTCACAGCGTTTATCATCCTGCAGTAAGGAGAAGGCAACACTCACAGCACCTACAGCAAGAGCTTCCAGAGGTACAGTACCggcctgggaggcagcagcatgcTTTTAGGGTGAGCAGAATCACATGGAAAGGAGGCGCAAGCATTGACGTGAAGGCTCTTGAAAGACCATGCAGCAAATAACTCATCACGTCTGGGGGAGCACTGAACACAAACCCAATCTAGACAGAGGTCCCCAAACCTCAAATGCAGTTCTGTTCTCAGCCCAGCAACCGACCAAGGAGGCACCATTGGAGAAACCAGACCCCTTCAGGAGACAAGTTATCTGCTCTAGGACAGGGGGGTTAAATTTGCAAGTGCACAATGTCTTCCCCAGCCTCAGTGGCTATGCAGCTATCTGGACCTGGACGGGAAGGGAGCCAAGCCAGCACAGGCAGTACGTCTGCTCCCTTTCTGCAATTTGTAGAATGTGAGCAAGCAGGTTATCACAGCTTCTGCTCAGTTTCTCTCCTGCTTCTCAAACCGACACTTGTATTTGGACAGAAGACACAGCTAGGTGTTTATATCGAGGAAAGGGTCAGGATGGAACACCTGCAGAtgatgaattttctttcttattcatCTGTCGCTTTCAAGTTTCAcatgcaaaatgctttaaaaggcTTTTGAAGCTTTTGTCATGCAAATGGAAGTGTTTCACCTTCACTATCAGTGCACAGGAGAAACTGGCAGTCTACCTACTGAGCAAAACACCTGCTTGCTCCAGGACCCTGTCTGCCATTAGCAAGGAAGCAGGACTGCACCAGCCCAAGTCAGCCACCCTCCAACTCAAATTTAAGCCTATCTTCCCTTCttaatgggaaaaagaaaattgctctACCAGGAAAAGGATTCTGACCAGACTGCCATCTACTTCTTCCACTCTGGATTTCCACCAGGTCCCTTCCCACTCGGTTTTGATCAGCTGTCCGTTCTTCAGCAGTACCATGGGCCGGTTGGGGTAGGCTGTGATGTACTCCTCAATGAAATCACGACAGGAAACATCCTCTATGTCTTCCCAGGTCTTTTTTACTGCTCAGAAAGAGACAGttgggagaaagagaagaggaggaaagactcttacaaaaagaaacttttaactCTTTCCCAAAGAGATCCCAGGTGGATTTTTACATAAGAACAACCAAGCAGCAATCCCGAGTGGCTGGATTATTGGCGGTAGGGCACCCAGCCACGTTAATGCACCCAGAGTGCAAGGAATCACAGCAGACTCACTCTGCCCGTAACAAACCACTATTTCCTCCAGCTTCATAT encodes the following:
- the SETDB1 gene encoding histone-lysine N-methyltransferase SETDB1 isoform X2; translation: MCYSSRVSPAFSHFFVVSVTTEMDSQEIKELQQEVMDELGISMEELQDIIDKELEKFECVKQRKQQLEELEKCVKQKEEEVAHVDRLFDDASRAIDKCEILVKDLYSKLGLQYRESSSEDEDLAAKPTEVIEIPDEDDDDVMSIDSGWKHSNSSSRIAKDQTLLREAMAAMRKSAQDVQRFMDAVNKKTNAQDAQKDAQTPQETSSAVQPVGLAAAGSDLSNDGDLNVGMRILGKKRTKTWHKGTLIAIQTIGVGKKYKVKFDNKGKSLLSGNHIAYDYHPAPEKHYVGSRVVAKYKDGNQVWLYAGIVAETPNVKNKDRFLIFFDDGYASYVKEWELYPVCRPLKKTWEDIEDVSCRDFIEEYITAYPNRPMVLLKNGQLIKTEWEGTWWKSRVEEVDGSLVRILFLDDKRCEWIYRGSTRLEPMFSMKTSTASTQEKKQSGQARTRPNVGAVRSKGPVVQYTQDLTGAGTHYKPLEQMQAASLAAQSVSPQPAEMECTDSQLAQSRKQVAKKSTSFRPGSVGSGQSSPSSPVLSDAPPSGRLSAAPQHRLASGQAGGGAAQAFHGMMDRVPNEPSYRAPLEKLFYLPHVCSYTCLSRVRPIRSDQYRSKNPLLIPLLYDFRRMTARRRVNRKMGFHVLYKTPCGLCLRTMQEIERYLFETDCDFLFLEMFCLDPYVLVDRKFQPYKPYYYIADITKGKEDVPLSCVNEIDNTPPPQVAYSKERIPGKGVYINTSWEFLVGCDCKDGCRDKSKCACHQLTVQATGCTPGGQINPNAGYQHKRLEECLPTGVYECNKRCKCNVNMCTNRLVQHGLQVRLQLFKTQNKGWGIRCLDDIAKGSFVCIYAGKILTDDFADKEGLEMGDEYFANLDHIESVENFKEGYESDAKCSSDSSGVDLKDEEEENTGTEEQEESNEDSSDDNFCKDEDFSTSSVWRSYATRRQTRGQKENGLSETASKDSGLTRQISHDETAVAASCKLPISEETSKNKVASWLSSNSMSDTFQDNDSTSSFKMSEGGEAKVSKTELPGEREKTCAAAPGELDGESKAPKKDEPEDSSKILGLSDVGRMYGYNPSPPKLEGVRRPMSKTALLQSRRHSLTPQPTTDAALGAVPAFPQDVLTLSSSTDSDGENGRAAAGQAQGTTNDSDDIQTISSGSEEEEGDDKKNPSSGSGPVKRQVAVKSTRGFALKSTHGIAIKSTNMAAADKGESAPVHKTTRQFYDGEESCYIIDAKLEGNLGRYLNHSCSPNLFVQNVFVDTHDLRFPWVAFFASKRIRAGTELTWDYNYEVGSVEGKELLCCCGAIECRGRLL
- the SETDB1 gene encoding histone-lysine N-methyltransferase SETDB1 isoform X5, which gives rise to MDSQEIKELQQEVMDELGISMEELQDIIDKELEKFECVKQRKQQLEELEKCVKQKEEEVAHVDRLFDDASRAIDKCEILVKDLYSKLGLQYRESSSEDEDLAAKPTEVIEIPDEDDDDVMSIDSGWKHSNSSSRIAKDQTLLREAMAAMRKSAQDVQRFMDAVNKKTNAQDAQKDAQTPQETSSAVQPVGLAAAGSDLSNDGDLNVGMRILGKKRTKTWHKGTLIAIQTIGVGKKYKVKFDNKGKSLLSGNHIAYDYHPAPEKHYVGSRVVAKYKDGNQVWLYAGIVAETPNVKNKDRFLIFFDDGYASYVKEWELYPVCRPLKKTWEDIEDVSCRDFIEEYITAYPNRPMVLLKNGQLIKTEWEGTWWKSRVEEVDGSLVRILFLDDKRCEWIYRGSTRLEPMFSMKTSTASTQEKKQSGQARTRPNVGAVRSKGPVVQYTQDLTGAGTHYKPLEQMQAASLAAQSVSPQPAEMECTDSQLAQSRKQVAKKSTSFRPGSVGSGQSSPSSPVLSDAPPSGRLSAAPQHRLASGQAGGGAAQAFHGMMDRVPNEPSYRAPLEKLFYLPHVCSYTCLSRVRPIRSDQYRSKNPLLIPLLYDFRRMTARRRVNRKMGFHVLYKTPCGLCLRTMQEIERYLFETDCDFLFLEMFCLDPYVLVDRKFQPYKPYYYIADITKGKEDVPLSCVNEIDNTPPPQVAYSKERIPGKGVYINTSWEFLVGCDCKDGCRDKSKCACHQLTVQATGCTPGGQINPNAGYQHKRLEECLPTGVYECNKRCKCNVNMCTNRLVQHGLQVRLQLFKTQNKGWGIRCLDDIAKGSFVCIYAGKILTDDFADKEGLEMGDEYFANLDHIESVENFKEGYESDAKCSSDSSGVDLKDEEEENTGTEEQEESNEDSSDDNFCKDEDFSTSSVWRSYATRRQTRGQKENGLSETASKDSGLTRQISHDETAVAASCKLPISEETSKNKVASWLSSNSMSDTFQDNDSTSSFKMSEGGEAKVSKTELPGEREKTCAAAPGELDGESKAPKKDEPEDSSKILGLSDVGRMYGYNPSPPKLEGVRRPMSKTALLQSRRHSLTPQPTTDAALGAVPAFPQDVLTLSSSTDSDGENGRAAAGQAQGTTNDSDDIQTISSGSEEEEGDDKKNPSSGSAGPVKRQVAVKSTRGFALKSTHGIAIKSTNMAAADKGESAPVHKTTRQFYDGEESCYIIDAKLEGNLGRYLNHSCSPNLFVQNVFVDTHDLRFPWVAFFASKRIRAGTELTWDYNYEVGSVEGKELLCCCGAIECRGRLL